The Dysgonomonadaceae bacterium PH5-43 genomic interval AAAACATAATGTAGTAAGCAATAAACAACCACTTACGATAAAAATAATAACTAAGTCTGATGGACTCCTTTCGGTATCGAATCGCATTCAACCTAAAAAAGAATTAGAAAGAGGAGAGGGTATAGGACTTGTAAATCTTAGAGAAAGATATAAGCTTATGTATAAGTCGGAAATAGAGGTTAATAATACGGAAGAAGAGTTTGAGGTTGTGGTTCCTTTATTAATTGATTAAAAGAAATGAGAACTCTAATAATAGAAGATGAAATAGTAGCAGCAGATGCATTGAAAAGTCTGATTAAAGAAATTAATCCTTTAGTTGAAATTATAGAAACTCTACAAACTATAGATGAGAGTGTAGAATGGTTTCAACATAATGCTATGCCAGAGCTTGTGTTTATGGATATTCATCTTGCAGATGGGTCGGCATTTTCGATATTCGACGAAATAGAAATAACTTGTCCTATTATATTTGTTACTGCTTACGACGAGTATGCTCTTAAAGCATTTGAAGTAAATAGTATAGATTATCTACTAAAACCTATAGCTAAAAAAGACTTGGAGAGAGCTTTCTCGAAATTAGAAAATTTATCGTCATATTCTGATTACAATGACGATAATAAGCTTCTGAAAAAACTTATCTTAGAAATCAAACAAGAGAAAAATAAACAAAGAACATTTTTTCTTGTTCCTGAAAAAGACAAACTGATACCTCTTCTCGTAAATAATATTGCTTGCATATATATCGACAACAAAATGATAAAAGCTCAAACCTTTGATGGTACAAAATATTATATGGATTCTAACTTAGACGAACTTATGATACAATTAAATCCAGAACTGTTTTATAGAGCAAATCGCCAGTTTATTGTAGCCAAAAAGGCAATAAAAGATATTACTCTATGGTTTGGAAATAAGCTTGTAGTAAACCTTTCGGTTGATGTTCCGGAAAGAATAATAGTAAGTAAAGCTCGAGCAGGAGAATTTAAGCGTTGGTTTGTGCAATAATTTTTTCGTTTCTTGATAATTTGTTGTTACATTTGTAGCTTATATTATATTTTATAACAAATAACTAACGGCTAACTAATAAATAATAACAAACGAGCAAATGATTTGGAACGAGAAAATGGAGTGTATGGGTCGCGAGGAAATGCGACAACTTCAAAGTGAACGTCTAAAAGAAACTGTTGAAAAGGTATATTACAATTGTGAACCTTACCGTAAAAGAATGCAGGAAAAAGGTGTAACTCCTGATGATATTAATAGTATAGATGATATTGTAAAACTGCCTTTTACATCAAAGAAAGATCTTAGA includes:
- a CDS encoding two-component system response regulator LytT (product_source=KO:K07705; cath_funfam=3.40.50.2300; cog=COG3279; ko=KO:K07705; pfam=PF00072,PF04397; smart=SM00448,SM00850; superfamily=52172), with the translated sequence MRTLIIEDEIVAADALKSLIKEINPLVEIIETLQTIDESVEWFQHNAMPELVFMDIHLADGSAFSIFDEIEITCPIIFVTAYDEYALKAFEVNSIDYLLKPIAKKDLERAFSKLENLSSYSDYNDDNKLLKKLILEIKQEKNKQRTFFLVPEKDKLIPLLVNNIACIYIDNKMIKAQTFDGTKYYMDSNLDELMIQLNPELFYRANRQFIVAKKAIKDITLWFGNKLVVNLSVDVPERIIVSKARAGEFKRWFVQ